One genomic segment of Scophthalmus maximus strain ysfricsl-2021 chromosome 3, ASM2237912v1, whole genome shotgun sequence includes these proteins:
- the c1qtnf12 gene encoding adipolin isoform X2 — translation MWCGAGPLAVVAAVFWTQCVLLDGVDAKKERKRPKEATPQHTEAYNATLSNSEEVGGSIKGSDHQRVDPLGSWMDFVKRPVGNFPGKCRKRKRPLPGPPGPPGPPGPQGPPGSPGAEVTQEVLLQEFKEMVKEATERRAAALDRQTSPSQLPTALLTLEGMTSYRRIEEAFHCKLKGPVVVDKKTLVELQNFQTPPAKGAFLRGSGMDQSTGRFTAPITGIYQFSANVHIDHNEVKRSKSQLKARDNVRVLICIESLCHRYTSLEMIVGLESNSKIFTVSVQGLLELQTGQYTSIFVDNAAGASITIQNGSDFMGMLLGV, via the exons ATGTGGTGTGGGGCTGGGCCTCTGGCTGTGGTGGCTGCAGTGTTTTGGACTCAGTGTGTCCTACTGGATGGGGTGGATGccaagaaggagaggaagaggccaAAGGAGGCCAccccacaacacacagaggCGTACAATGCAACTCTCTCCAACAGTGAAGAGGTCGGTGGAAGCATCAAG GGTTCTGACCACCAGAGAGTCGACCCACTGGGATCATGGATGGACTTTGTCAAAAGACCCGTTGGCAACTTCCCCGGAAAGTGTCGCAAACGCAAACGTCCCCTG CCGGGCCCACCTGGGCCTCCGGGTCCTCCAGGCCCTCAGGGACCTCCTGGCTCCCCCGGCGCCGAAGTGACCCAGGAAGTTCTTCTGCAGGAGTTCAAAGAGATGGTTAAAG AGGCTACAGAGAGGAGAGCGGCGGCACTTGACAGACAAACCAGCCCCAGCCAGCTACCTACGGCTCTCCTCACCCTGGAGGGGATGACCTCCTACCGGCGAATAGAGGAGGCTTTCCACTGCAAGCTCAAGGGACCCGTGGTGGTGGACAAGAAGACTCTGGTGGAGCTCCAGAACTTTCAGACA CCGCCTGCTAAGGGAGCCTTCCTCCGAGGGTCAGGAATGGACCAGTCGACCGGAAGATTCACAGCTCCCATCACAGGGATCTACCAGTTCTCTGCTAACGTCCACATTG ACCACAACGAGGTGAAGAGGAGCAAGAGTCAGCTCAAGGCCAGGGACAATGTTCGAGTGCTGATCTGCATCGAGTCACTCTGCCACAGATACAC CTCACTGGAGATGATTGTTGGACTAGAGAGTAACAGCAAGATATTCACCGTCAGCGTGCAGGGGCTGCTGGAGCTACAG ACCGGACAGTACACCTCCATATTTGTGGATAATGCAGCCGGGGCCTCCATTACAATACAGAACGGTTCCGATTTCATGGGCATGCTGCTTGGTGTATAG
- the c1qtnf12 gene encoding adipolin isoform X4 yields the protein MWCGAGPLAVVAAVFWTQCVLLDGVDAKKERKRPKEATPQHTEAYNATLSNSEEGSDHQRVDPLGSWMDFVKRPVGNFPGKCRKRKRPLPGPPGPPGPPGPQGPPGSPGAEVTQEVLLQEFKEMVKEATERRAAALDRQTSPSQLPTALLTLEGMTSYRRIEEAFHCKLKGPVVVDKKTLVELQNFQTPPAKGAFLRGSGMDQSTGRFTAPITGIYQFSANVHIDHNEVKRSKSQLKARDNVRVLICIESLCHRYTSLEMIVGLESNSKIFTVSVQGLLELQTGQYTSIFVDNAAGASITIQNGSDFMGMLLGV from the exons ATGTGGTGTGGGGCTGGGCCTCTGGCTGTGGTGGCTGCAGTGTTTTGGACTCAGTGTGTCCTACTGGATGGGGTGGATGccaagaaggagaggaagaggccaAAGGAGGCCAccccacaacacacagaggCGTACAATGCAACTCTCTCCAACAGTGAAGAG GGTTCTGACCACCAGAGAGTCGACCCACTGGGATCATGGATGGACTTTGTCAAAAGACCCGTTGGCAACTTCCCCGGAAAGTGTCGCAAACGCAAACGTCCCCTG CCGGGCCCACCTGGGCCTCCGGGTCCTCCAGGCCCTCAGGGACCTCCTGGCTCCCCCGGCGCCGAAGTGACCCAGGAAGTTCTTCTGCAGGAGTTCAAAGAGATGGTTAAAG AGGCTACAGAGAGGAGAGCGGCGGCACTTGACAGACAAACCAGCCCCAGCCAGCTACCTACGGCTCTCCTCACCCTGGAGGGGATGACCTCCTACCGGCGAATAGAGGAGGCTTTCCACTGCAAGCTCAAGGGACCCGTGGTGGTGGACAAGAAGACTCTGGTGGAGCTCCAGAACTTTCAGACA CCGCCTGCTAAGGGAGCCTTCCTCCGAGGGTCAGGAATGGACCAGTCGACCGGAAGATTCACAGCTCCCATCACAGGGATCTACCAGTTCTCTGCTAACGTCCACATTG ACCACAACGAGGTGAAGAGGAGCAAGAGTCAGCTCAAGGCCAGGGACAATGTTCGAGTGCTGATCTGCATCGAGTCACTCTGCCACAGATACAC CTCACTGGAGATGATTGTTGGACTAGAGAGTAACAGCAAGATATTCACCGTCAGCGTGCAGGGGCTGCTGGAGCTACAG ACCGGACAGTACACCTCCATATTTGTGGATAATGCAGCCGGGGCCTCCATTACAATACAGAACGGTTCCGATTTCATGGGCATGCTGCTTGGTGTATAG
- the c1qtnf12 gene encoding adipolin isoform X1 yields MWCGAGPLAVVAAVFWTQCVLLDGVDAKKERKRPKEATPQHTEAYNATLSNSEEVGGSIKQGSDHQRVDPLGSWMDFVKRPVGNFPGKCRKRKRPLPGPPGPPGPPGPQGPPGSPGAEVTQEVLLQEFKEMVKEATERRAAALDRQTSPSQLPTALLTLEGMTSYRRIEEAFHCKLKGPVVVDKKTLVELQNFQTPPAKGAFLRGSGMDQSTGRFTAPITGIYQFSANVHIDHNEVKRSKSQLKARDNVRVLICIESLCHRYTSLEMIVGLESNSKIFTVSVQGLLELQTGQYTSIFVDNAAGASITIQNGSDFMGMLLGV; encoded by the exons ATGTGGTGTGGGGCTGGGCCTCTGGCTGTGGTGGCTGCAGTGTTTTGGACTCAGTGTGTCCTACTGGATGGGGTGGATGccaagaaggagaggaagaggccaAAGGAGGCCAccccacaacacacagaggCGTACAATGCAACTCTCTCCAACAGTGAAGAGGTCGGTGGAAGCATCAAG CAGGGTTCTGACCACCAGAGAGTCGACCCACTGGGATCATGGATGGACTTTGTCAAAAGACCCGTTGGCAACTTCCCCGGAAAGTGTCGCAAACGCAAACGTCCCCTG CCGGGCCCACCTGGGCCTCCGGGTCCTCCAGGCCCTCAGGGACCTCCTGGCTCCCCCGGCGCCGAAGTGACCCAGGAAGTTCTTCTGCAGGAGTTCAAAGAGATGGTTAAAG AGGCTACAGAGAGGAGAGCGGCGGCACTTGACAGACAAACCAGCCCCAGCCAGCTACCTACGGCTCTCCTCACCCTGGAGGGGATGACCTCCTACCGGCGAATAGAGGAGGCTTTCCACTGCAAGCTCAAGGGACCCGTGGTGGTGGACAAGAAGACTCTGGTGGAGCTCCAGAACTTTCAGACA CCGCCTGCTAAGGGAGCCTTCCTCCGAGGGTCAGGAATGGACCAGTCGACCGGAAGATTCACAGCTCCCATCACAGGGATCTACCAGTTCTCTGCTAACGTCCACATTG ACCACAACGAGGTGAAGAGGAGCAAGAGTCAGCTCAAGGCCAGGGACAATGTTCGAGTGCTGATCTGCATCGAGTCACTCTGCCACAGATACAC CTCACTGGAGATGATTGTTGGACTAGAGAGTAACAGCAAGATATTCACCGTCAGCGTGCAGGGGCTGCTGGAGCTACAG ACCGGACAGTACACCTCCATATTTGTGGATAATGCAGCCGGGGCCTCCATTACAATACAGAACGGTTCCGATTTCATGGGCATGCTGCTTGGTGTATAG
- the c1qtnf12 gene encoding adipolin isoform X3, with protein sequence MWCGAGPLAVVAAVFWTQCVLLDGVDAKKERKRPKEATPQHTEAYNATLSNSEEQGSDHQRVDPLGSWMDFVKRPVGNFPGKCRKRKRPLPGPPGPPGPPGPQGPPGSPGAEVTQEVLLQEFKEMVKEATERRAAALDRQTSPSQLPTALLTLEGMTSYRRIEEAFHCKLKGPVVVDKKTLVELQNFQTPPAKGAFLRGSGMDQSTGRFTAPITGIYQFSANVHIDHNEVKRSKSQLKARDNVRVLICIESLCHRYTSLEMIVGLESNSKIFTVSVQGLLELQTGQYTSIFVDNAAGASITIQNGSDFMGMLLGV encoded by the exons ATGTGGTGTGGGGCTGGGCCTCTGGCTGTGGTGGCTGCAGTGTTTTGGACTCAGTGTGTCCTACTGGATGGGGTGGATGccaagaaggagaggaagaggccaAAGGAGGCCAccccacaacacacagaggCGTACAATGCAACTCTCTCCAACAGTGAAGAG CAGGGTTCTGACCACCAGAGAGTCGACCCACTGGGATCATGGATGGACTTTGTCAAAAGACCCGTTGGCAACTTCCCCGGAAAGTGTCGCAAACGCAAACGTCCCCTG CCGGGCCCACCTGGGCCTCCGGGTCCTCCAGGCCCTCAGGGACCTCCTGGCTCCCCCGGCGCCGAAGTGACCCAGGAAGTTCTTCTGCAGGAGTTCAAAGAGATGGTTAAAG AGGCTACAGAGAGGAGAGCGGCGGCACTTGACAGACAAACCAGCCCCAGCCAGCTACCTACGGCTCTCCTCACCCTGGAGGGGATGACCTCCTACCGGCGAATAGAGGAGGCTTTCCACTGCAAGCTCAAGGGACCCGTGGTGGTGGACAAGAAGACTCTGGTGGAGCTCCAGAACTTTCAGACA CCGCCTGCTAAGGGAGCCTTCCTCCGAGGGTCAGGAATGGACCAGTCGACCGGAAGATTCACAGCTCCCATCACAGGGATCTACCAGTTCTCTGCTAACGTCCACATTG ACCACAACGAGGTGAAGAGGAGCAAGAGTCAGCTCAAGGCCAGGGACAATGTTCGAGTGCTGATCTGCATCGAGTCACTCTGCCACAGATACAC CTCACTGGAGATGATTGTTGGACTAGAGAGTAACAGCAAGATATTCACCGTCAGCGTGCAGGGGCTGCTGGAGCTACAG ACCGGACAGTACACCTCCATATTTGTGGATAATGCAGCCGGGGCCTCCATTACAATACAGAACGGTTCCGATTTCATGGGCATGCTGCTTGGTGTATAG
- the sdf4 gene encoding 45 kDa calcium-binding protein isoform X2 — MAVWRKPWCRHVTAASLLVCILLHAAGVHARPANMSASKEKPPANKDENEILPPDHLNGVKMEMDGHLNKDFHQEVFLGKDMEEFDEDSEPRRNRKKLIDIFTKVDFNRDRSVSAKEMQRWIMEKTDEHFQEATMENKNSFRAVDPDGDGHVTWDEYRIKFLASKGFNEKEIAEKMKNNEDLKLDEETQEVLESLKDRWFQADNPPADQLLNEQEFLSFLHPEHSRGMLQYMVKEIVRDLDQDGDKKLTLSEFISLPVGTVENQQAQDIDDDWVRERKKEFEDVIDSNRDGIVTMEELEEYMDPMNEHNALNEARQMIAVADENQNHNLELDEILKYSEYFTGSKLMDYARNVHEEF; from the exons ATGGCCGTGTGGAGGAAACCGTGGTGCCGACATGTCACGGCCGCATCGCTGCTCGTCTGTATTCTGCTCCACGCCGCGGGCGTGCACGCGCGGCCGGCCAACATGTCGGCCTCCAAGGAGAAGCCCCCGGCCAACAAGGACGAGAACGAGATCCTGCCCCCGGACCACCTGAACGGGGTGAAGATGGAGATGGACGGCCACCTCAACAAGGACTTCCACCAGGAAGTGTTCCTGGGCAAAGACATGGAGGAGTTTGACGAGGACTCGGAGccgaggaggaacaggaagaagctcattgacattttcaccaa AGTCGATTTCAACAGGGACCGGAGCGTCAGCGCCAAGGAGATGCAGCGCTGGATCATGGAGAAGACGGACGAGCACTTCCAGGAGGCCACGATGGAGAACAAGAACAGCTTCCGCGCCGTCGACCCGGATGGCGacg GTCACGTGACGTGGGACGAATACCGTATCAAATTCCTGGCCAGCAAAGGGTTCAACGAAAAAGAAAttgcagagaaaatgaagaacaaTGAAGATTTGAAGCTGGACGAGGAAA ctcaggAGGTTTTGGAGAGCCTGAAGGACCGCTGGTTTCAGGCCGACAACCCTCCGGCCGACCAGCTGCTGAACGAGCAGGAGTTCCTGTCGTTCCTCCACCCGGAGCACAGCAGAGGGATGCTGCAGTACATGGTGAAGGAGATCGTCCGGGACTTAG ACCAAGACGGTGATAAGAAACTGACGCTGTCGGAGTTCATCTCTCTGCCCGTCGGCACCGTAGAGAACCAGCAGGCCCAGGACATCGACGACGACTGGGTCCGCGAGAGGAAGAAGGAGTTCGAGGACGTCATCGATTCAAACCGCGACGGCATCGTGACtatggaggagctggag GAGTACATGGACCCGATGAACGAGCACAACGCTCTGAACGAGGCGCGGCAGATGATCGCCGTCGCCGACGAGAACCAGAATCACAACCTGGAGCTGGACGAGATCCTCAAGTACAGCGAGTACTTCACAGGCAGCAAGCTCATGGACTACGCCCGGAACGTCCACGAGGAGTTCTGA
- the sdf4 gene encoding 45 kDa calcium-binding protein isoform X1, which produces MQNNVMHQSSSENDTIMAVWRKPWCRHVTAASLLVCILLHAAGVHARPANMSASKEKPPANKDENEILPPDHLNGVKMEMDGHLNKDFHQEVFLGKDMEEFDEDSEPRRNRKKLIDIFTKVDFNRDRSVSAKEMQRWIMEKTDEHFQEATMENKNSFRAVDPDGDGHVTWDEYRIKFLASKGFNEKEIAEKMKNNEDLKLDEETQEVLESLKDRWFQADNPPADQLLNEQEFLSFLHPEHSRGMLQYMVKEIVRDLDQDGDKKLTLSEFISLPVGTVENQQAQDIDDDWVRERKKEFEDVIDSNRDGIVTMEELEEYMDPMNEHNALNEARQMIAVADENQNHNLELDEILKYSEYFTGSKLMDYARNVHEEF; this is translated from the exons ATGCAGAACAACGTCATGCATCAATCTTCATCTGAAAATGAT ACCATCATGGCCGTGTGGAGGAAACCGTGGTGCCGACATGTCACGGCCGCATCGCTGCTCGTCTGTATTCTGCTCCACGCCGCGGGCGTGCACGCGCGGCCGGCCAACATGTCGGCCTCCAAGGAGAAGCCCCCGGCCAACAAGGACGAGAACGAGATCCTGCCCCCGGACCACCTGAACGGGGTGAAGATGGAGATGGACGGCCACCTCAACAAGGACTTCCACCAGGAAGTGTTCCTGGGCAAAGACATGGAGGAGTTTGACGAGGACTCGGAGccgaggaggaacaggaagaagctcattgacattttcaccaa AGTCGATTTCAACAGGGACCGGAGCGTCAGCGCCAAGGAGATGCAGCGCTGGATCATGGAGAAGACGGACGAGCACTTCCAGGAGGCCACGATGGAGAACAAGAACAGCTTCCGCGCCGTCGACCCGGATGGCGacg GTCACGTGACGTGGGACGAATACCGTATCAAATTCCTGGCCAGCAAAGGGTTCAACGAAAAAGAAAttgcagagaaaatgaagaacaaTGAAGATTTGAAGCTGGACGAGGAAA ctcaggAGGTTTTGGAGAGCCTGAAGGACCGCTGGTTTCAGGCCGACAACCCTCCGGCCGACCAGCTGCTGAACGAGCAGGAGTTCCTGTCGTTCCTCCACCCGGAGCACAGCAGAGGGATGCTGCAGTACATGGTGAAGGAGATCGTCCGGGACTTAG ACCAAGACGGTGATAAGAAACTGACGCTGTCGGAGTTCATCTCTCTGCCCGTCGGCACCGTAGAGAACCAGCAGGCCCAGGACATCGACGACGACTGGGTCCGCGAGAGGAAGAAGGAGTTCGAGGACGTCATCGATTCAAACCGCGACGGCATCGTGACtatggaggagctggag GAGTACATGGACCCGATGAACGAGCACAACGCTCTGAACGAGGCGCGGCAGATGATCGCCGTCGCCGACGAGAACCAGAATCACAACCTGGAGCTGGACGAGATCCTCAAGTACAGCGAGTACTTCACAGGCAGCAAGCTCATGGACTACGCCCGGAACGTCCACGAGGAGTTCTGA